AAGGAACGGTCTACATGCCGGACGGTTCAGAAATCAGAGGAAGGGTTGAAGATGCAGTTATCAATCCTGGTGAAGTAATCCAGTTCGAGAGATTTGGATTTGCTCGATCCGATGATGGTGAGAAAAAGAAATTCTACTTTGCACATAACTAGTCTTCAAGAGATTTCTGTGCCGTTTTAAGACCTAAAACAGCGCACTTCACCCGTAAAGCTGAAACCTCTATTCCAAGTTTGTCCAGCATCCAGTCCCTGTCAAGCCGTTTTAGCTCTTCAATTTCCATCCCCTTCATTTCATCAGTTAGAATGGAAACTGACGCCGTGGAGATCGCACATCCTTCAGTCCCGTGTTTGACATCCACAACCTTCCCCCCCTTTATATTAAGGAAGATCTCAGTTGAATCACCGCAACTGGCGTTTTCTCCCTCCTCATGGTATTCCGTCTCAAGCTCCCCTACGTTCCGAGGATTCTTGTAGAGATCAAGTATTTCGTCTTTATACATCCCTACTGGAACACCTTTCTGACTTCTTTTACTGCCTCAACCAATTTTTCCACATCTTCTTCCGTATTGTAGATATAAGGGGATACTCTTGCTGTACCACTGATCCCAAGTTCCTCCATCTGTGGCTGTGCGCAGTGATGCCCGGCTCTCACAGCAACTCCATTCTGGTTGAGCACCTCTGCAACGTCATGTGGATGGGCGAACTCGGTTGTAAAAGAGACAAGGTTCGCTCCTCCCGGTGAAAGAACATTTACTCCTTCTGCTTCCTCAAGTTCTTCGATTATTAAAGCCGATATCTCCTGGCTGTGGTTGTAGACTTCATTCATGCCGATGTTTTCCAGGTAGTCAATAGCTGCGTCGAGACCTACTGCTCCGGCTACGTTTGGAGTTCCGGCTTCAAACTTTTCAGGTACTTTCTCATACTCGATTTCTTTCTCGGTAACCTTTCGGATCATACCGCCTCCGACCTGATATGGATCCATTTTCTCCAAAAGCTCTTTCCTGCCGTATAAAACTCCTATCCCGGTAGGACCGAGCATTTTGTGACCCGAAAAACAGAGAAAATCGACGCCAAGTTCCTTCACATCAACCGGCATATGTGGAACTGACTGAGCTCCGTCAAGCACTACCAATGCATTGTTTTTATGAGCGATCTTCGTGATCTTCTCTACAGGGTTTTCAGCGCCAAACACATTTGAAATATGTGAAATAGCTACAAGTGAGGTATTTTCATCTATCTTTTTCCGGGCGTCCTCCAAAGATATTTTTCCATTTTCCGTCTCTAAGTAAGAGATATTCAAGTCTTCTTTCTCCGCTTTTCTTCTCCACGGAAGCTGCTCTGAGTGATGAGCCATCTTCGAAAGTACTATCTCTCCATTTGTATCTAGAGAGTGAGCCAGTAGGTTCTCCGCCTCGGTAGTATTTCTTATGAAAACTGTTTCAGAGTGATTTGCACCGATAAAGTTTGCTGTTTTTGCTCTTGCCTCTCTATATGAGGTGTTTGCATCATTCGCTAGATCGTATAGCCCTCTCCCAATATTTGCATTGTTCTCGCTGTAGAACTCGTTAATCTGTTCCAGTACCTGTCTCGGTTTTTGAGAAGTTGCGGCGTTGTCTAGATATACCAGGTTTTCTCTTTTCCTGAATGTTGGATAATCTTCCTTGATTTTTTCTGGTTCCATAAGGTAGAAAATCTAAGCGAATCTTTTTACTTCTGCTTTCCGTGTGAGAATACTTTTCCAAGCCATTCTTCGATAGATTCAGTTATGCCGTCATTGGAGCCTCCGGTTTCCTCAGCCGCCTCATCTTCGTCCCTACCTTCCTTTGTTATAATCTGTTTCCAGGTGCCTTTCTGGTACCATAGATATGCGATCAGGGCTCCTGCAACGTTGGATATGAAGAATGCTGTCCATACACCTTTGGTTCCGATGTTTACCGCTCCCAGGTATGCTATCGGTAACCGGATTGCGCCCAGGGTTGTAACTGATATTATTGCGGCGGTAGCAGTTTTTCCTGCACCCCGGAAGCTTCCGTTATAGGATCTTAAGACTCCCATGAACCCGAAGCTGAAAGCTACGAATCTCAAGAACTTGGAAGCAGTGCTTGCTATTAACTCGCTGTTTGGCTCTGCCTGGCTGATGAAGACTGAGGCAATTGAGTCTGCAAACACGAATGTCAAGAGTCCAACAGCAGTCAGAATTAGGAAAGTGTATTTTGCACCGGTTGCTGCGGTTTTGCCTGCTCTTTCATAGTTTTCGGCCCCGAGATTCTGCCCTGTCATCGATTCTACGCCTCGGCCTACTGCCGAAGCCGGTAGGAACACCATGGAGAAGATTCTGATGGCGATACCGAAACCGGCAACTATGGGGTTTGCAAAAGTCCAGCCGACTACTGCAGTAAGAGCGTTAACTGAAATGGATCTTCCTGCTCCCTCAAGTGATGCTGGAATACCGATACGCGTTATTTTATGGAAAAACTCGGCATCTGGTTTCATGCTGGCCAATGATATTTTGATACCTTTACTTCCGCTGAAAAGTAACCCTATTCCAATCGTCAGAGACAATAGTCTTGATAAAATTGTTGCTACTGCTGCACCTCTGATCCCCATCTCCGGGATAATCCAAAAACCAAAGATGAACAAAGGATCGATAACGATATTGATTATCACCGTTACAAACATCAGAATCATCGGCGTTACGGTATCACCAAAACCACGCATCAGCGACTGGAAAACCAGGAAACCAAACATCGAGAATAAGCCAATGGATATTATCTGGAGATATGCCTCGGCAGATGCTGCAACAGTTCCTGTAGCTCCTAGAAGACCGACTACATCACCAATCACAAAATAACCAAATAAACCGATCAAACCCGACAAAACCGCACTGAAACCGACTGTCTGCGATGCCGCGTAATTCCTCATCTTGGTTTTACCTGATCCTTCGTACTGCGCCACTAGGACGCTTCCGGCGACCGCCAGACCCATTCCGAGAGAGATCAGGAAGAATACGAGAGGGAAAGCAAAAGTAATAGCTGCAAGTGCTTCTCCTGAGTATTGGCCTAGCCAGAAGGTATCAGCCAGATTGTATGCGGTGTGCAGTAAGTTAATTACGATAACCGGTAACGATAGATAGAAGAGATTTTTTCCAACAGGGCCTTCAAGAAGATCTAGTTCCTCACGGGATTTAAACTGGTTTTCGAAAGTATCGGCCAGACCTGATAGTCTTTGTCTAAAGCTTCCTGACACTGCTGCAGTCGCCTTAAATTACCGTTTTTCATCCAGTTTTCTCTGGACTTCTTCCCGGATTTTCTCCTTAACCCTTGTAACCCTGATCTGTTTCATTACCGGCTCGAAAAATCCTTTAACAACCAGTCTTTCAGCTTTATCCTGTGAAAGCCCTCTGGATTCCAGATAGTGTTGTTTTTCTTTCTCAACTGTTCCTGCTGCTGCTGCATGTGACGCTTCAACATCAGGATTTTCAATCATCAGTTTCGGTGAGGCGTCTGACTCTGAGTTATCTGAAAGCATAAGTGTTTCCTGGTCCTGGAAACTGGATGTATTGAATGCCGTCTGTTCCACTTTCTGAAGTCCTTCGTAGAGACTTCTTGCTTTGTGATCCACAACGCTTCTCGAGTCCATATCACATTTGGTTCCATCGCCTATGTGTTTCACATTTAGAGAGATGTCGTGATGCTGTTTCCCTGATGGGTACCAGACACCTGTCATCTCTGTCTCCGAGTCATCACCTTTTAGAACTGTCTCGATCTTGGTCCGGTTCAGATCTCCAGTAAAAATCCCGTTCAACCAATTTATGGAGCCATATTTCTTTGTTATCGCTTTTCTTCTTGAGTAGGAGAACTCCCCGTTTTTCTCTACCGCACCGTACTCCACTGAGGCGTTTTCACCCACATAAATCTCTGTAAAAGATGTGTTAAAGTCTCCGCTAGATGTTTCCTCAGTGACTGTTGCTGATGTATTCTTTTCCGTATTGACGACCAAATGGCTGAGCACAGGATTGTTTTCAATGTACTTAACATGTAGCTCTGAGCTGTCTTTAAGCTCGGCGTAGATGAATGAGTTTACATTTGCTGCATGCAGGGCGTTGATAGTGTTTTCGTTATGTTTTATAAGGTCAAACGCTTTGTCCCCTGCTTCCTCCATTCCTTCTTTTCCGGTGTATACATCCACGTCGCCTTCTGTCTCAATTTCTGGTTCGATCATGTCCTTTGAAACTTCCAGTTTTTCCTTTAGATTGTCCGGGTACCGTGTCCAGGTTCTTCCCGGAGTCCTTATTGACTCAGGTACTTGAAGTGATTCTGCTTCTCTGTCGGCTTTCTCCCGTATTTTCTTTAGTTTCATCCCAGGCTGCCCTCCATCTCTAGCTCAATCAAACGGTTTAACTCGACCGCGTACTCAAGAGGTAGTTCTTTCGCAATAGGCTCGATAAATCCTCTTACGATCATTTCTTTGGCTTCCTCTTCTTCTATTCCTCGGCTTTGGAGGTAATGGATCTCCTCGTCCCCGATTCTTCCCACTGTTGCCTCGTGTGCCATTTCCACGTCATCTTCTTTGATCTCAATGTAAGGCTCCGTATCACTGGTTGCCTCATCGGAAAACATGATCGCGTCACACTCTATCGACGTTTTAGAGCCTTTAGAGCCTTTGGGGATCCTTACGAGTCCTCTGTAATTTGTTCTTCCATCTCCCTGTGAGATTGACTTCGATTCGATTGTCGACTTTGTATTTGGTGCGTTATGTACTACTTTTGCTCCGGTGTCAATGTCCTGGCCGTCTCCCGCATAGCTTATTGTTATGTGGTTGGCTTTTGCACCTATTCCATTGAGATGAGAGGAAGGGTAAAGCATTGTAACTTTTGATCCCATTGAACCTGAGATCCATTCCATTGTACCGTTTTCCTCAACTTTTGAACGCTTTGTATTAAGGTTATATGTGTTTTTGCTCCAGTTCTGGACTGTTGAGTACTGTACGTGAGCGTTTTTGCCTACAAAAACCTCTACGCATCCGGCATGTAAATTGTTGCGAGTGTATTGAGGGGCACTACACCCTTCTATGTAGTGAACTTTGCTGTTTTCCTCTGCAATGATCAGTGTGTGTTCAAATTGGCCCATGCCCTTTGAGTTCATCCTGAAGTACGCCTGTACAGGTATCTCCACCTCTACACCCTCCGGAACGTAGACAAAAGAGCCTCCGCTCCATATTGCTCCGTGTAAAGCGGCGAACTTGTTGTCTTGGGCCGGGACGCACTTTGTCATGAAGTATTCTCTGACCATCTCTGGGTGTTCCTGTACAGCTTCATCCATGTCGCAGAAGATGACGCCTTTCTCCTCCCATTCCTCTTTCATGTTCTGGTATACGACTTCTGATTCGAACTGGGCTCCAACCCCGCTAAGAGCCTCTTTCTCGGCTTCCGGGATTCCCAGCTTGTCGAATGTGTCTTTGATGTCCTCAGGCACTTCCTCCCAGGAATCGCTCTGGCCCCCTCCCTGCTTCAGGAAGGGAGTTATCTCCTCTATGTTGAGATCGGAAAGATCAGGTCCCCAGCCCGGCATCTCACGTTTCTGGAAATGCCTGTATGCCTGGATTCGCCGGTTTGTCATCCATTCCGGCTCATCTTTTTCCTCGGAGATCTGTTTAACAGTTTCCTCGGAGAGACCAGTAGATGATTTGAATTCAGGTTCGGATTCCACTTTGTGCTGGAATCTTTCCTGATTTTTGGATACATTTTTCTCTGTCATATTATAGATGTCGGCTTGAATCTTTAAATGAAGAGTTGAATCAACAAGACTACCTTTTCTTGATGTCGGTGGAAGAGTACTCGTTCTTCCCTTCGATTCTCAGTACTTCTACATCGTGGCCTACTGTGTCTTCAGCCAGTTCCCTGACTTCGTCTCTATCATGTTTCTGGTCGTAACCGAGCGTGATTACATCAGGATTGACGTTCCGTACCGTATCGTATATATCGGTCTCGGAACCTAGGATAGCTCTGTCTACAGATTCTAATGCTTCAACCATTTTCTTTCTCTCGTCTTCGCTAAATACAAGATCCTTTCTTTTTTTGATTCTGGAGTCTCTGGAGATAACCACTACAAGCTCGTCTCCCATTCCTGAGCTTTCTTCCAGGTAATGGATGTGACCGGGGTGAAGAATATCGAATGTTCCCTGTGCCATTACTGTCTTCATACCGATAAGAGACAAACTGACTGTTTTCATTCTTTCCCGGGATTAATTGAAGAATCCGTCTATTTCTTTCCATGGTGCTTTTGTTGTCTTCATTTTCTTTCCTGGTGGGAAGACTTTTCTATAGTTACTCCAGTCGTACCGTTTGTCCATGTAGACTATGACTCCTTCATCAGTTTTCGATCGAATGCAGCGACCGGCGGCCTGAATTGCCCGGTTCATCGCGGGGTATGAGTAGCCGTAGTCCCATCCTTTTCCAAATAATTGGTCGTAGAAATTGATCAGTTCTTTCGTTTCGAGATCAGGTGTTTTAAGGGGTAAACCCACGACGAATACACCTTTTAGGACTTCTCCCGGGTAGTCGACTCCCTCTCCGAAGGATCCGGCGGCGACTCCGAGCAGTACTGAGTCTTTCTCATCTTTTCTTGAGGCGAAGTCATTCAGCATCTCCTGTTTCTCTTCTTTATCATGAGCTCTATCCTCGACGAATAGCTTTCTCTCAGTTCTCTGCTCCAGCAGTTCTTTGATTTTGTGCATCATGGAGTAGGAGGGGAAGAATACTCCACAGTTTCCGTTAACAGCCTTGAAGGATTTGCTCAGGTACCAGGCGTATTTCTGGTACATTGAATCGTCTCGTTCCTCGTATTTGGTCGTTAAAGTAGGAATTATCAGGTCTAGTTCGTTTTCTTTAGGGAAAGGCGAGCTGTAGGCAACGCTTTCAGTATTCTCTTCTTCTAGCCCGGTTAGGTCGACATACATCTGCTGTGGTGTCAATGTTCCGGACATCAGGATTGAGGAGTGAGACTTGTTTAATGGTTCAGAGGTTGAAATCCGTGGATTGAGGCAGGAATAGTTAATCATCAGGTATCTGTTTCCGCCTGAACCTCTGGTTCTCTTTATAGTTCTTACAAATCCTTCATCATCGCCGTTCCAGTAGTCCAGGAATTCTGCTATCTCGGCGCAGTAACTGTGCTCTTGTTCATCTTCTACTTCTTCCGCTGCTTTCTCTAGATTTAGTATGAGGTCTTCGTAGTCTGTGAAGCTTGAGATTGATTCTTTCAATGTCTTCTTTTCCAGTTTTTCCTCGTGGCTCTGCTGCCCTAGCTTGTCCCGGGCGATATCATGGATCTTTCTCTGCATTTGCTCCAGGTTTCTCTCCTCTTTGTAGTAACCGAATGTTTCGGCCTCTGTTTTTGCCTTTTTCAGATTTGGCATTGTAACTGAGCTGGAAAACAGTGATCGGGTTCTTGATGGTAGGTTATGCGCTTCGTCTACAATAATGATTAGGTCATCAAGCTCCAGACCTGATTTCTCCAGCACGATATC
This portion of the Nanohaloarchaea archaeon SW_7_43_1 genome encodes:
- a CDS encoding MATE family efflux transporter is translated as MADTFENQFKSREELDLLEGPVGKNLFYLSLPVIVINLLHTAYNLADTFWLGQYSGEALAAITFAFPLVFFLISLGMGLAVAGSVLVAQYEGSGKTKMRNYAASQTVGFSAVLSGLIGLFGYFVIGDVVGLLGATGTVAASAEAYLQIISIGLFSMFGFLVFQSLMRGFGDTVTPMILMFVTVIINIVIDPLFIFGFWIIPEMGIRGAAVATILSRLLSLTIGIGLLFSGSKGIKISLASMKPDAEFFHKITRIGIPASLEGAGRSISVNALTAVVGWTFANPIVAGFGIAIRIFSMVFLPASAVGRGVESMTGQNLGAENYERAGKTAATGAKYTFLILTAVGLLTFVFADSIASVFISQAEPNSELIASTASKFLRFVAFSFGFMGVLRSYNGSFRGAGKTATAAIISVTTLGAIRLPIAYLGAVNIGTKGVWTAFFISNVAGALIAYLWYQKGTWKQIITKEGRDEDEAAEETGGSNDGITESIEEWLGKVFSHGKQK
- a CDS encoding FAD synthase, with translation MKTVSLSLIGMKTVMAQGTFDILHPGHIHYLEESSGMGDELVVVISRDSRIKKRKDLVFSEDERKKMVEALESVDRAILGSETDIYDTVRNVNPDVITLGYDQKHDRDEVRELAEDTVGHDVEVLRIEGKNEYSSTDIKKR
- a CDS encoding cysteine desulfurase, with amino-acid sequence MEPEKIKEDYPTFRKRENLVYLDNAATSQKPRQVLEQINEFYSENNANIGRGLYDLANDANTSYREARAKTANFIGANHSETVFIRNTTEAENLLAHSLDTNGEIVLSKMAHHSEQLPWRRKAEKEDLNISYLETENGKISLEDARKKIDENTSLVAISHISNVFGAENPVEKITKIAHKNNALVVLDGAQSVPHMPVDVKELGVDFLCFSGHKMLGPTGIGVLYGRKELLEKMDPYQVGGGMIRKVTEKEIEYEKVPEKFEAGTPNVAGAVGLDAAIDYLENIGMNEVYNHSQEISALIIEELEEAEGVNVLSPGGANLVSFTTEFAHPHDVAEVLNQNGVAVRAGHHCAQPQMEELGISGTARVSPYIYNTEEDVEKLVEAVKEVRKVFQ
- a CDS encoding Fe-S cluster assembly protein SufB, which codes for MTEKNVSKNQERFQHKVESEPEFKSSTGLSEETVKQISEEKDEPEWMTNRRIQAYRHFQKREMPGWGPDLSDLNIEEITPFLKQGGGQSDSWEEVPEDIKDTFDKLGIPEAEKEALSGVGAQFESEVVYQNMKEEWEEKGVIFCDMDEAVQEHPEMVREYFMTKCVPAQDNKFAALHGAIWSGGSFVYVPEGVEVEIPVQAYFRMNSKGMGQFEHTLIIAEENSKVHYIEGCSAPQYTRNNLHAGCVEVFVGKNAHVQYSTVQNWSKNTYNLNTKRSKVEENGTMEWISGSMGSKVTMLYPSSHLNGIGAKANHITISYAGDGQDIDTGAKVVHNAPNTKSTIESKSISQGDGRTNYRGLVRIPKGSKGSKTSIECDAIMFSDEATSDTEPYIEIKEDDVEMAHEATVGRIGDEEIHYLQSRGIEEEEAKEMIVRGFIEPIAKELPLEYAVELNRLIELEMEGSLG